TCCGCGCCGCGTCCGCCCGTATGGTCACGGATTTGTTCGATGACACTCTTTGATCCGTCTTCCCAAAGCAAGGTTTCGGCTCCGGTGGTTTCACGTGCTTTTTCCAGGCGATAGGCTTCCGTATCGACGATGAATACCCGACCCGCACCCCGAAGCCAGGCCGATTTGGCGGCCATGAGACCTACGGGTCCGGCACCGAAGATGGCTACGGTTTCGCCGCCTTTCACTTCTCCCCAATCAATGCCGGCATATCCCGTAGGGAAAATATCCGTAAGGAATAATACCTGTTCATCGGTGAGTTGTTCCGGCACTTTCCGTGGCCCCATGTTCGCATACGGCACGCGTACGTATTGGGCCTGGCCTCCATCGTACCCGCCGTATAGATCGGTATAGCCAAAGAGCGCACCTCCTTTTTCGGTCAGCACACCGCCCTCGGGTCCGTAATGGTCGGGGTTGCTGTTTTCGCAGTGCCCCGGAAGTTCGTGGTCGCAGAAAAAGCAGTGCCCGCACGCAATCGGAAAGGGAACAACCACTCGGTCGCCCCGTTTCAAGTGCGTCACGGCGTTGCCAACTTCTTCCACAATGCCCATGAACTCGTGGCCCATGACCATCGGACGCGGTTGGGGAAGCCCACCGGAGTAGATGTGTAAGTCGGACCCGCAAATGGCAGTCGCCGTTACTTTCAATATGATATCATCGTCGCTTTTGAGGATAGGGTCGTCTACCGTATCATAGGTAATTGCGCCCGGACCGTGCATCACTGCTGCTTTCATGTCACTTGGATTTTAAGGGTTTACGGACGGCGCTTTTTCGACGGGGCCGGCACCGTTGTCTTCGGCTGCGTAGACGGATCAATCGTGCCGTTTTTCAGTTTGCGGTTCTCCGGATTGGTATTCCGCGGATCGATCGGTGTTAGGGTGTCTTTGCGGGGAAGGCTGTCGGTGGGACGTTCGGGATACCGCGTATTCGGTGCCGGTTGCATTTTGGTAGCGGGACGCGTTTGACGCGTG
This genomic interval from Flavobacterium sp. HJ-32-4 contains the following:
- a CDS encoding zinc-dependent alcohol dehydrogenase codes for the protein MKAAVMHGPGAITYDTVDDPILKSDDDIILKVTATAICGSDLHIYSGGLPQPRPMVMGHEFMGIVEEVGNAVTHLKRGDRVVVPFPIACGHCFFCDHELPGHCENSNPDHYGPEGGVLTEKGGALFGYTDLYGGYDGGQAQYVRVPYANMGPRKVPEQLTDEQVLFLTDIFPTGYAGIDWGEVKGGETVAIFGAGPVGLMAAKSAWLRGAGRVFIVDTEAYRLEKARETTGAETLLWEDGSKSVIEQIRDHTGGRGADVVVDAVGFEPDRNFLDRVKSVVNFEKGSVKVLEACMSAVRRGGIVSVLGVYPVFYDNFPVGQFFDKGIILKGGQAPAHKYIDPLLAYVAEGRVRLDDIITHRLPLSQVAHGYDIFKNKEDGCVKVVLDPLA